The following is a genomic window from Candidatus Polarisedimenticolaceae bacterium.
CCGCACCGTCGACGTCCACGTGCGCCGCCTCCGTCAGAAGCTCGGCGGGCCGGTCGACGAGCGCATCGAGACGGTCGTCGGTGTCGGCTATCGGTACCGGAGCGGCGCGTGAGCTCGAGGCGGGGCGTCTTGGCCGCGCTTGCCGGAGTGGCGGCGCTCGCTTCGATCCTCCTCGGGTTCGGTGTGCTTCAGCTCGTCGACCTCGCGTCGTCCGGCGGCATCTCCACGCTCGAGATCTTCGTCTTCGCGGTGCTCCTCGGCGCCACGGTTCTCGTCCTGCCCGCGGCGGTCGGCTGGTTCGCGTTCCGCAGCCTCGACCGGCAGCTCGAGGGCCTGACGGCGGCGGTCGACGCCACGCTCGCATCGCCCGGGCCGCGGTCGTTCGTCGCACCCGGCGGCGCCGCCGGCGAGCTGGCCTCCGCGCTGACCCGGCTCGTCGGCGAGATGGTCCAGCGGATCGACGAAGGCCGTCGCGAAGGACGCCTCCTCGCCTCGATCATCGGCGCGATGAAGGAAGGGATGGTCGTCATCGGGCCCGATCGCAAGATCCGGATCGCCAACGACGCCTTCCGCCTGCTCTTCCGCACGCCGTTCGATCCGGTCGGCCGCCTCCTCGTGGAGGTCGTGCGCGATCCGTCGGTCTTCCGGGAGCTCGAGACGGCCCTTCCCGACAGCGGCGAGATCCGCGAGACGCTCCTGCACCTCCCGGGCTCGGGCCAGACGTTCGAGCTGCGCGTCTCGCCGCTGGCCGGAAGGTCCGGGGACGAGGCCGCCGGGGCGCTCATCCTGTTCTTCGACGTCACGCGCCTCGAGGCGCTCGAGAGGGTCCGGCGCGACTTCGTCGCGGACGTCTCCCACGAGCTACGCACCCCCCTGACGTCGAT
Proteins encoded in this region:
- a CDS encoding ATP-binding protein, whose translation is MSSRRGVLAALAGVAALASILLGFGVLQLVDLASSGGISTLEIFVFAVLLGATVLVLPAAVGWFAFRSLDRQLEGLTAAVDATLASPGPRSFVAPGGAAGELASALTRLVGEMVQRIDEGRREGRLLASIIGAMKEGMVVIGPDRKIRIANDAFRLLFRTPFDPVGRLLVEVVRDPSVFRELETALPDSGEIRETLLHLPGSGQTFELRVSPLAGRSGDEAAGALILFFDVTRLEALERVRRDFVADVSHELRTPLTSIKAFVENLIEERLADREEGMRFLEIVRKHADRMGALIDDLTDLSLIETGAVTLDLQPVDVAQVVREVAGQLAFRADAAGVALRLDVPVPFPIEADRRRLEQVLLNLIDNAIKFNRRGGYVRVTGAVADGRPRIAIEDSGVGIAGDALEQVFHRFFRVDTARSRELGGTGLGLAIVKHLMRLHDGRVAVTSELGRGSTFMLEFPPPSNGRPDGQEGSVRGMGTTFLGR